Below is a genomic region from Belonocnema kinseyi isolate 2016_QV_RU_SX_M_011 chromosome 4, B_treatae_v1, whole genome shotgun sequence.
cataaataattattagaaattgtactaaaaaatacttcttagattatttttataataaaataaaaataaaactttaaattacaattgcacgaataattaagtgtttttctttcctttcttttaataaaaatacgagaaattatatttgtactCTTTATAGAATGTGTAGGACTTAGTTTATAAATGAtcaaagctaattatttttatttttattaattgaaatttgttgtCGGCTCTCTTAagcgaatgtaattttctattcttatctttcaaaaattctaaattagattaACATATGTACACTTACGAggaacagttaaaagaaaaattcatacaTAGAAGTCCatggatataaaatatatgttgatACGTTATTTCAGCCAAGGCTTCAATTTtcacctgaattattttttctaaaggaCACTTAGAAGCTTCCGtcaatattttcagaaatcaaTCAtagatctattttatttttttattgtatcaatcattttatataattattgtgccagtattgggatctgaaatacagCGATACGCCATCTGATGGCTCAATTTGGCACTAAAATAACGGGGTCGTTTTTAAAAGGCTGTGTGCTATTCCGGTGATATTCAGAGTAGAATATAAATATAGTTTTTGAATGTtacgatttaaatcatcaaattaaaaaaaaattccgataatacagaaatagaagatctaggtacgaaattcagtccgaggaaagcaaaattaaaagattttgctcTGTTTTCGGATGTTCAAGCAAGGCTAGCAAAAACCTAGATGTTAGATTTCATCATTTCCCTTGCCTAAAAAAGGTTTTGTTAAAGTGGTTAATAAAAATTGGTCTGAAGAAATGATCGATCGCAGAAACCGATGGGAAAAGTTCTAAAACTAGAGAAGTAGGTAACCTCAAATATATGAGTGTTTGTTCTCTGCATTTTAAAAGTGAGTATTACTCATTTCGAACAGATCAGTTCACATTGATTTCtagagcaaaatatattttctaatattttgaaattataaataatttagatataccATTCAAGTCATCTTAATTgcccatatttttattttataacttcaGAATTTTGATAGGAACTAATTACAAGTTCCCTAAAATACGTGAagcaaaatcgtttttattttttatatatatatcgaaaatattttgaaaactttagttttgcctggttgaagttttttcaagaactgccaagaaaatattattattattagagtgaataatttccttctttatatataaaaaaaacatgctCAATTATGacctgaaaatgtactttttgtggATTGCAGTGCGGGGAAAAGGTACTTAAAAGTGGCACCGCAAACTTgacaattgtaaacaaaaagcaaTTAGCTTTATGCTCGTTTGATCATGCGGCTGTTTTGCATACAATAATATGTGTCTAGCGTGTAACACCTTTTCTCTTTCCACAAAATTTCTACACTAAGGAGTCGATAACGTAAATTCACAAATTTCAGCAATGCTGATCGACATCTTTGACATACTAAGCACGgaaaacgattaaaattcactaacacaatgtatcagttgcaaagtgaccccgttgtcgccggccatatttgtttaaatcccCCTTCAGACGTcatgatttcagatcccaattagacttacgttgtcccagtaatggtcggtttaccttctGTTACTTTTTGTCGACCGGGAAACtaaaaaaacttgaccgggaaatgagTAGGAATTTGGAAATCATCCGGCGAATCGCCACCCTGAAATTACAAAAGTTCTTACTTCCAGACATTCGCATTGGGCTACCACCAATCCCGTTGGAACTACAACGACCAGGACGACGTTCAACAAATCGCAGACAGTTTCGACAGATACGACATGCCGATGGACGTAATGTGGCTCGACATCGAATACACAGATGGCAAGAAGTACTTCACCTGGGACGCCCGTAAATTCCCAAATCCCGTCGAGATGATCCACAATCTCACCTCGAAAGGAAGAAAACTCGTCGTCATCATTGACCCTCACATCAAGCGCGATGATGGCTACAATGTCCACACCGACGCGACCAACATGGGCCTCTACGTGAAAAACAAAGACGGAAAAGACTACGAAGGTTGGTGTTGGCCCGGATCTTCCTCCTACCTCGATCTGTTCGATCCAAAAGTCCGCGAGTACTACATGACCAGAtacgatttcaacaatttccaaGGAACCACGAAGGACGTCTACATCTGGAACGATATGAACGAGCCCAGTGTCTTCAACGGTCCGGAAATAACAATGCCTAAAGACGTGATTCATTATGGAGGCTGGGAGCATCGAGATGTTCACAATGCCTATGGCCTTATGCAAACGGTCGCGACCTACGAGGCTCTCATGAGAAGATCGGAACGCTCCTTGCGACCATTTATCCTCACGAGATCTCATTTTGCCGGATCTCAGCGATACGCGGCTGTCTGGACCGGCGACAATATGGCTGAATGGGATCATCTCAAGGCCAGTTTCCCGATGTGTTTGTCCCTCGCTATTTCCGGAATATCATTCTGCGGAGCTGATGTcggtggattttttaaaaatccggacGCCGAGCTTTTCGTGAGGTGGAATCAGGCCGGCGCCTGGCTTCCATTCTTCAGACAGCACTCGCATATCGAGACCAAGAGGCGAGAACCCTGGACCTTTAATGATGAGGTGACACAGATCGTGCGAGAAGCCTTGAGACTGAGATATTCCTACTTGCCGCTCTGGTACACACTTTTCCGAGAACATGAGGTCAATGGTACTCCAGTACTTAGACCAATTTGGGCTCATTATCCGACTGAAGTGGAGGCTTTTGGGATTGATGAGGAGTTGCTGGTGGGAGACTCGATTCTCGTGCGTCCGGTATTTGAACCCGGAGTAACTGATGTGACTGTCTACTTGCCAGGCGAAGGAAAGGTCTCTTGGTATGATATTGACACTATGCAACAGCATGGACAGCAGAGCACGCTGACTGTTCCAGTGACGCTTCACAAGATCCCGGTTTATCAGAGGAGTGGATCGATTGTGCCGAGGAAGATGAGGATACGTAGAAGCACTGTGGCGATGAAGAATGATCCGTATACTCTTGTTGTCATTGCTGATAATAATGGAAAGGCCACGGGAACACTCTACATTGATGATGAAGTCAGCTTTGAGTACAGGAATGGAAAATACCTTTATTTGAGGTTGTCGCTTGTGGGGAATAATCTTTCGTCGAAGATTCTAGACAAGGTAGCGAGTTACGAAACCAAGAGCTGTCTGGAGAGAGTTGATATCGTTAATCCACCGAAAGGAATTAAGTCTGCTCATTTAACTTCTAAAAGTAAGtggaataattttcattttcattattatgattatcattattattataaatcagAGATCAGTGAGAAAAAAATCTTCTGTAGTAGTACACACTACTCAATTGAGTAGAgatacaattttatataattttgaataattaaaattttaaaaggtggTCTAGCAAAATTGTTATTTCCAATTTCCGGATATCAACGTTAGGATGGTGACAAAATgcatggcaattttttttttcatgttagaGGACAACGATCCTTACATAACCataataaatattctttgaaatataataaaatcagcctcctgtcaccgagagttgaaaatggcccatgtTTTGAAAACGGCcttgcggcggcgctagtagtaactttgttctagttgttttgactgtTATATATCTTTTGTCATGTTGAGCTGTTACAAACtcttgaaaaaatatcaagaaaacggtttatttatgtaattattgtgaaaatgacacggTGGATTTTTCTGATAgtgtttttctattgtttttttgatcggatcatttccattaattatcgctccTGTATTATAATCAGGTTATAAAAAGTGAACTCAGAGAACACCCGGAGACCAcgaataaaagagttagaagttttttaataattatgaaagatctgaggagaaatggattcggttttattttaaatgaataattttaagttttaaagatgttaaaatgtaagttaaaagaatatggaaggcGTTgcgaaccattttttttaatttttcaagatttaccaattttttaggtaaactgaattgggacagggtgtgaaaaaaagtttttgtaattcatgggaaattttttaatgattgttttgtaaggaatttcaagagaacatcaaaaaatatcacaaaacattttgaattatttcctaaaatctttaaaaagtgtgaaagattttaaagcaaaattttgcaattttgccatattaaataattttagaacttgggaaatttatttaatttaatttatttaggaattgggaaatttagaagattgtaaactaatttttaaaaatttggaatatttgaaaattttgagaaaaattcgtgtcagttacaaatattttcaggaatttaagacgttttaaatagattacaaatatttaaaaactctgaaacatttttgaaaatttatcaaatatttcttgattccttcccaacttctaaaagtccaAAACACCTTATAAAAGGACTGGAAttcttcataatattttgtataatcgtatattataaaaaaatgtcttcaaaatcttctagattcttttttgacaagcctgaaatatttaaaattcttttgaaaataataaattcaacgtGGATTTATTATTaagcacttcgaaaaataattttagattgatttgagtgttgtcaaagataaaaaaatattcgttaatgcaCTTTCTTTATGAGTGAcatgcaaatgttaaaatattttagcttcattacaaagtctaattgatttgaaaaatatcacatttaagcgctcgttatttcattgtaatagaaaaaattattctaggaTTTATCATGTTCCTTGTTTATcatctatagatataataattatatttattatgtagtagcattatattttaaaaccgcaatatataaaaaaaaatagttcttcatcactatatttaaaagtgtttgaatatccgggactagcacaaattaacgaaaaaataaatttaaaaaatcataaattagccaAAAAAATGGccgaattacaaaataaatgaatttttaaattcccataaatatttctgTTCCTGAAATTTAAGCTtggcgaaataaaaaattttccgaaaataattaatgaattaataattaaagattaattaaattgtttgccttatttattaatagctcataaattaataatcagttaactatgttcagcagttctaaattttgaGACTTGAAATATTTGCGGGAATTTAATAATACGTTTATTTTACAAATCGGtcttgaagtcggtgaattttagtttcgtatatttttaaattcgagattTTATGTTTTGTCAATTAAAGAACTTGCCGTTAtttgaaattaggaaaatttcataattttttaaatttctgcattttcaaatttcggtAATAGGAATATTTAtgggaaattaaaatttcatttagttTATAACTCGGCCTATTTATAATTAGTTCACTtctattttcggcatttttttgttaatttgcggatttattattcattttttcgttattttgtattagttcCGCATattcaaacctttttaaatacagtaaagaactaatttttttatattgccgttttGCAATATAATTCtgctatataataaatataattattatatctatatactacaaacaaggaatatgataaatcatgtaatattgttttatattacaattaaataaagaacccttaaatgaaatatttttgtaatcaaatagaaaattaagaacgagtaaataagtattatcagtttgtttttaaatttatataaatataatttttatgagattcttgagaaaataaaaaaaagattttttaatattttagacgtgtaggaaaaaaatctagaagattttaaagaatttatttattttatagtattttaccaaatattatgacaaaattccagtctttttaaaagatgcttaggacttttagaagtttgaaaggaatcaagaaatatttgatcaattttccaaaatcttgccctgctttcaaatatttctaaattacatatttaaagcgtcttaaattaccataaaatcttctaaattttaccagaaattttcaaacaaattttttattctcttgaaaactttcaaaattattttaaagctcctaaagtttagttttcaaatctttaaaaatctaaatttcgaaaaatcatttaaagtttaaaattcattttgaatatcTTCAATTCTActaagtattttttgaatttactcgagtttttattttgtaattttataaaactgTAACTAAATTTTCGCAAATATTaacatctttaattttaaattaatttcttgaatcaagaatgggtaaaataaaaatttctgaattgcgATTATCTAATTTATCAagttttggtctaaaattatttaatttttcccgtgaagaattataattattcaaagcCTTGATTTCAAACACATATAAATTTAGGCGTATACAATGGAAGCTTTTAACAATTctcaattgaaacatttcaaagtaaATGGCGTTTAACtgctaaatttcaattattaaattttcctaaatcaaataaattaccgttttttttaattgaaactttttacatttgatgttaaattatttttattttaagtcgttttaaattaataattgtttggttgttatttatacatcgaaatGCAAcactttcacttaaaaattaaaaatggaataattaaaatggtAACATTCAATGTTCATTAGGGTggccaaatccgaaaaaagaaattccctgaatttgtttacattgtttttttttttattttaacaggtgccggttttgacttgaagtttcccatgtaaaatgccggggaaaatatcaattttttgagtttttggaataattttttagggtgtGGGAAAATGTGACGATTTAAACAAATGTCTTTTAATACTTTAACTCTTATTCTTTCCGAACAATCAGTATCGaataatttcttcttaaaatatttaaaattgaacaattatagaAAAGAAGCGCATGAAATTGGACAAAGTTAAGTTTAAATGTTATGGtacaatttccaattgaaatctTTCATAGCTAGTTTTAAATGTAACAcgttaaaagttttataatttaagttttaaactttataaGCTGAACAATTTAGAACTAGTAGCGtgtgaaattgaacaattttgaattaatttttcgaaaatgtgaaattttatttaaaattagaatgataaattttaaaataaacggttaagattagaaaatattataacaaaatttaaaatcaagtcgttaataatgaaattgtgtaactttaaaattaaagccTTTTAATACTTGAACGATTAGAAATTCATACCACTCAAAATTAAATAGACTATGATTAAAACTTGCAGAATTCGAAGTCTTCaaattaaagttataatttttaagtgaagtattaaaaactgttctaaaatttaaattgtagaaaaattgaagaagtttgAATTGAAGGTATTAAtagttgaataataattattccaaattaatttttgataaattttaattattaagttgaaaGCGTTTCCAGTTCAATAATTGAATCagaagatcatttaaaatttcaagcatttaagcttaacaaatttcaaattgattaaacCCGGTTGAAGAATGTTCAATTTGCATGGCTTCTATTTTGGAATTGTAAAATGTACAATGTTTTTCATTTGGAGATTAACTGGTTTTGAAAGCTtcgatttttgtaaatattcgaCGTTTGTGTTTgaatttgtacaatttaaaatcttattttttatgatttggacattcttttttaaatacttcaaattataagttgttaattttaaatgttggaaaaaatgaaatcagaaattatcgaaaaagactaattttctaatacttttagCTTGTTTCTTTTTAcccgaaattataattttcaaacggAAATCATCATCACAGTTACCAATTTTTAGCCATTTtacgttaaataaaacaaaaatcattataatttgaataagatttgcatatttaaaacatttttatgttagtgtttttagcCAGGAAGTATTATtatctttgataaaattttattatatttgaaaaaatatttaatatggtTACGCGGGTGTGTTTTAGctgagataaatatttttaaagaaaaatcattaaacttaaattcaattatttttacttaaaataataaaatttacaagcttgCACAGTTTCGGATTAAGTTAgtgtttttttttcggaaattgatattcttattaaaaaatcattagatttaaaagaagTTTTCATCAGTTTTGAAGAAGTTTAGTTTATGCTGttagaacatttcaaagaatattcacaactttttaacaatgtagGTTATGTTGGTTTTTATAACCAGAAGtcggtatttttagtaaaagaaatttagatttcaaataagagaaaattttgttgcacaattctGGGTTAAGCTAACGTTTTTCATTttcgttattttaaacaaaaatcatttagttttaaaggagatttacaatttgaaacaattttttgtattttgtgttagtttttgtgttttcaatttaaaaaatcatttttaaaattcaccttatcATTGTTATTCAGTTAATCCAGTCATTAAATTCAGAACttctttaccatttttaattttcttggcgttttacactaaaaatcggtacttttaataaaaaataatgacatttcgaagaagttaaaactttttaaaagaattttcgtatattttagtgtccaaaattgttttaattctgaCGTTAAgatgtcaatttttatttattatgaaagataTTGTCCTCGGTATTCTTTTCTATGAATATAGAtgataaatactataaaatgtaaccattttttattaatattaattttatattcaaaatgaaaaattgcccAGGAAAAAAAATAATCGCGCGCGTGTTTgttttctatttggttaaaaataagtatttaaatagTATCAATGAACCGTTTGGTAAAAAATCTTGAAGAATATCAAACGAATTAAGGACAAAATATGTAATACTCATGTTTAtcaatataatttcttttatttttgtttcagatcTCGGTAAGGTGGCATTAGAAACAAAATACAATCCACACAACAATGTTCTGGTAGTGCGCAAACCTAGTGTAAATATGGGAGAAGAATGGACAATTGAATTGCTAAATTAACTCGATCattgatctttctttttttttaaattctattcattAA
It encodes:
- the LOC117170578 gene encoding neutral alpha-glucosidase AB, which translates into the protein MLTWLYNKGRISSRRSENSKMASYTLIGIFLLCCTVLVTAVSRDNFKSCDQSSFCRRCRKVEPGKTPYELLSSTVSYNQTTLSADLFNKDTGIVYILKLTALRDNTFRLHINEKAPLHARYEVELALQAEPQVSKIDSIEKSEESITVKSGPNKAVLSVKPFKVDLYSQDELVISANARGLMRFEHIRTKPEPKQEPEQDGAEKVEEPKPEVESEHPGDGADSDPGAWEENFKSHHDSKPLGPEAIALDFSFPGAENVYGIPEHADSLALKSTKSKDPYRLYNLDVFEYELNEGMSLYGAVPVLYAHGKEKTSGIFWHNAAETWVDILSTADNNVVESIVNFVSGSKKPQVAAHFMSESGVIDVFFLLGPKPLDAFRQYTLLTGTAPLPQTFALGYHQSRWNYNDQDDVQQIADSFDRYDMPMDVMWLDIEYTDGKKYFTWDARKFPNPVEMIHNLTSKGRKLVVIIDPHIKRDDGYNVHTDATNMGLYVKNKDGKDYEGWCWPGSSSYLDLFDPKVREYYMTRYDFNNFQGTTKDVYIWNDMNEPSVFNGPEITMPKDVIHYGGWEHRDVHNAYGLMQTVATYEALMRRSERSLRPFILTRSHFAGSQRYAAVWTGDNMAEWDHLKASFPMCLSLAISGISFCGADVGGFFKNPDAELFVRWNQAGAWLPFFRQHSHIETKRREPWTFNDEVTQIVREALRLRYSYLPLWYTLFREHEVNGTPVLRPIWAHYPTEVEAFGIDEELLVGDSILVRPVFEPGVTDVTVYLPGEGKVSWYDIDTMQQHGQQSTLTVPVTLHKIPVYQRSGSIVPRKMRIRRSTVAMKNDPYTLVVIADNNGKATGTLYIDDEVSFEYRNGKYLYLRLSLVGNNLSSKILDKVASYETKSCLERVDIVNPPKGIKSAHLTSKNLGKVALETKYNPHNNVLVVRKPSVNMGEEWTIELLN